The Streptomyces sp. NL15-2K genome contains a region encoding:
- a CDS encoding site-specific integrase has product MLTDGRSPAPKAVGDLLIALNKAGATAVALPRCAKCGKPMQYLQRLDQDWFCVLCHGQREACTSCGNVRRVFARDRCGQPYCTSCPDPDGRDPVAVIHTVVTALDANADPEVVAEAVRQATARPSSRRKLAWALEDNPRLLTGHGHLTPLRTVLPLIEHLAQAGIAGIVRPTCPRCHRAVRIDKAIDGQRLCRSCFAKAHTAECSRCGALREPATRDAQGRPLCPNCLINDPANLETCTDCGERRKVHTRTSDGPLCRKCRPLPILTCLICDRTTGCTLSRLTGSPRCRACMQRRSRCTRCHRVRQIHSGTLEQPLCGPCTNPTDDLWQPCPGCGSTERLNASRRCLRCVLHRRLEELIPASNSTIPAQLRVLREALASAERPKSALQWLAVNTVSTALKDISAGRRELTHQALDEMPAGKALDHFRSVLVATGALPARDEHLARLEQLVTELIAAHPDHEVRQILHRYAIWHLLRRLRRRTKDTETTHQQLITVRSHLRAAAGFLDWLAAQQLTLATCRQADLERWLTSDHASLRDTTGHFIRWAVKHKAAQRLSFPAVRWAGPSRPLDGESRWSIARRLLHDDALAPEDRLAGLFLLLYAQTPATISRLTIDRIRQADGAVTIGFGSVPIALPDPLANLATQQVALRRGHPVLVPTPSVWLFPGRQPGRPISTSAMGDRLRKLGIGPAETRSTALFQLAADLPAAVLARTLGIHISVAVQWQRAAAGDWASYAAEVGRRQST; this is encoded by the coding sequence GTGCTGACCGACGGACGCTCCCCCGCCCCGAAGGCGGTCGGTGACCTGCTGATCGCCCTGAACAAGGCCGGAGCCACGGCGGTCGCCCTGCCCCGTTGCGCGAAGTGCGGCAAGCCGATGCAATACCTCCAACGCCTGGACCAGGACTGGTTCTGCGTGCTGTGCCATGGCCAACGTGAAGCATGCACATCCTGCGGAAACGTACGCCGGGTCTTCGCGCGCGACCGCTGCGGACAGCCCTACTGCACGTCCTGCCCAGATCCCGACGGCAGAGATCCCGTCGCAGTGATCCACACCGTGGTCACCGCGCTGGACGCCAACGCGGACCCGGAAGTGGTCGCTGAGGCGGTCCGTCAGGCGACGGCCAGGCCGTCCTCCCGCCGGAAGCTCGCCTGGGCGTTAGAGGACAATCCCCGCCTGCTCACAGGGCACGGCCACCTCACTCCGCTCCGCACGGTGCTGCCGTTGATCGAACACCTCGCACAAGCCGGGATCGCCGGGATCGTCCGCCCCACCTGCCCGCGCTGTCACCGAGCGGTCCGCATCGACAAGGCCATCGACGGACAGCGGCTCTGCCGCTCCTGCTTCGCCAAAGCCCACACAGCCGAGTGCTCCCGCTGCGGCGCCCTTCGTGAGCCCGCCACTCGCGACGCGCAGGGCCGGCCGCTGTGTCCGAACTGCCTGATCAACGACCCGGCGAATCTGGAGACCTGCACTGATTGCGGCGAACGCCGCAAGGTCCACACCCGCACCTCTGACGGACCCCTCTGCCGAAAATGCCGCCCCCTGCCGATCCTGACCTGCTTGATCTGCGACCGCACCACAGGCTGCACTCTCTCCCGGCTCACAGGATCCCCTCGCTGCCGGGCCTGCATGCAACGACGCTCACGATGCACCCGCTGCCACCGAGTCCGGCAGATCCACTCCGGCACCCTCGAACAGCCCCTCTGCGGCCCCTGCACCAACCCAACGGACGACCTCTGGCAGCCCTGCCCCGGCTGCGGATCCACCGAACGACTCAACGCATCGCGCCGCTGCCTCCGGTGTGTTCTCCACCGCCGGCTGGAGGAGCTGATACCCGCATCGAACAGCACCATCCCGGCCCAGCTACGCGTCCTACGCGAAGCACTGGCATCCGCCGAACGGCCGAAGTCAGCCCTTCAGTGGCTGGCGGTCAACACCGTCTCCACCGCCCTCAAAGACATCTCCGCGGGGCGGCGCGAACTCACTCACCAGGCACTCGACGAAATGCCGGCCGGCAAAGCGCTGGACCATTTCCGCAGCGTCCTGGTCGCCACCGGCGCCCTGCCGGCCCGGGACGAACATCTGGCCCGCCTCGAACAGCTCGTGACCGAGCTGATTGCCGCACATCCAGATCACGAAGTACGCCAGATCCTGCACCGCTACGCGATCTGGCACCTCCTGCGCCGGCTCCGCCGCCGCACTAAGGACACCGAGACCACACACCAGCAGCTGATCACGGTCCGCAGCCATCTGCGAGCCGCCGCCGGATTCCTCGACTGGCTCGCCGCCCAGCAACTGACCCTGGCCACCTGCCGCCAAGCGGACCTGGAGCGATGGCTCACCAGTGATCACGCCAGCCTCCGGGACACGACAGGTCACTTCATCCGCTGGGCTGTCAAACACAAGGCAGCCCAGCGCCTCAGCTTCCCGGCAGTGCGATGGGCCGGCCCCTCGCGGCCTCTCGACGGCGAATCACGCTGGTCCATCGCCCGCCGCCTGCTGCACGACGACGCACTCGCACCCGAAGACCGCCTGGCCGGGCTGTTTTTGCTCCTCTATGCCCAGACACCCGCCACGATCAGCCGCCTCACCATCGACCGGATCCGACAGGCCGATGGAGCGGTGACCATCGGCTTCGGCAGCGTCCCCATCGCCCTGCCTGACCCGCTCGCCAACCTCGCCACTCAGCAAGTTGCTCTCCGCCGCGGACACCCTGTCCTCGTCCCGACCCCCTCGGTCTGGCTCTTCCCGGGGCGCCAACCCGGCCGCCCCATCAGCACATCGGCGATGGGCGACCGACTCCGGAAGCTCGGCATCGGCCCAGCCGAGACGCGATCAACCGCTCTCTTCCAACTGGCCGCCGACCTGCCCGCTGCTGTCCTCGCCCGCACGCTCGGGATCCACATCAGCGTGGCCGTCCAATGGCAGCGAGCCGCCGCCGGTGACTGGGCCTCCTACGCCGCCGAGGTCGGCCGCAGACAGAGCACATGA
- a CDS encoding recombinase family protein — protein MSQGRPECPSRLHPLQRPQFGELLAYARPGDTVHISEMLRLVRGTGQILDVLDILHRDRLALRIHDGAFSAMDLTARHPRTGELLSTVKFMVQTLAAAGELQRDLQRELTFDGLRAAEAKGNKGGRRPAVTGETTADVRAAYLDGRSIAALAREHSVSRGAVRTAVADLMPEHFAADEDMTAPELPVSLDMPGKVANFLRATELEPTERAALDHGVIVRRGQGYTLRVSTTTAVHRALDGTSAIPAQRKARREYANRVNLHAPATDLGSQSRSAT, from the coding sequence ATCAGTCAGGGGCGACCTGAGTGCCCCAGCCGCCTCCACCCGCTCCAACGCCCCCAGTTCGGCGAGCTGCTGGCGTACGCGCGGCCGGGCGACACCGTGCACATCTCCGAGATGCTCCGCCTCGTACGCGGCACCGGGCAGATCCTCGACGTTCTCGACATCCTTCACCGCGACCGCCTCGCCCTGCGCATCCACGACGGCGCGTTCTCCGCGATGGACCTCACCGCCCGCCACCCGCGCACCGGCGAGCTGCTGTCCACCGTGAAGTTCATGGTGCAGACCCTCGCCGCCGCCGGCGAACTCCAGCGAGACCTCCAGCGGGAACTGACCTTCGACGGACTACGGGCCGCCGAGGCCAAGGGCAACAAGGGCGGACGCCGACCGGCTGTCACGGGCGAGACGACCGCCGACGTGCGCGCCGCATACCTCGACGGCCGGTCCATCGCCGCCCTGGCCCGCGAGCACAGCGTCAGCCGCGGCGCCGTCCGCACCGCCGTCGCTGACCTCATGCCCGAGCACTTCGCAGCCGACGAAGATATGACGGCCCCTGAGCTGCCCGTCTCCCTCGACATGCCCGGCAAAGTCGCCAACTTCCTCCGCGCCACCGAGTTGGAGCCCACCGAGCGCGCCGCGCTCGACCACGGCGTGATCGTACGACGCGGCCAGGGCTACACCCTCCGTGTCAGCACCACGACCGCGGTCCACCGGGCCCTCGACGGCACCTCGGCCATCCCGGCACAGCGCAAGGCCCGCCGCGAGTACGCGAACCGCGTCAACCTGCATGCTCCCGCTACGGACCTCGGCAGTCAGTCACGTTCTGCTACATGA
- a CDS encoding helix-turn-helix transcriptional regulator gives MAAKLDYHWHLRKVMADRGMFSTTDLIPPLAERGITLSTSQVYRLVVERPERLSLKILMALLDILDCTMDDLIEPVAAAGSARKPKKAASGGTSAAGGIAGLRPKRARISNTDRS, from the coding sequence ATGGCCGCCAAGCTCGACTACCACTGGCATCTGCGCAAGGTGATGGCAGACCGCGGGATGTTTTCCACGACCGACCTCATCCCGCCGCTGGCGGAGCGCGGCATCACCCTGTCGACGAGCCAGGTCTACCGGCTCGTCGTCGAACGGCCCGAACGGCTCAGCCTGAAGATCCTCATGGCCCTGCTCGACATCCTCGACTGCACCATGGACGACCTCATCGAGCCCGTCGCCGCGGCCGGCTCCGCAAGGAAGCCGAAGAAGGCGGCCTCCGGCGGAACGTCCGCAGCCGGGGGTATCGCCGGCCTGCGGCCCAAACGGGCCCGCATCAGCAACACCGATCGCTCGTGA